Proteins encoded in a region of the Lepeophtheirus salmonis chromosome 6, UVic_Lsal_1.4, whole genome shotgun sequence genome:
- the LOC121120837 gene encoding uncharacterized protein, which translates to MKMSITLSLFFIFNFVLCAFGESEGRNDRFFLFNIIKFDNDICQGNNDNDIGVCFTKSECTARDGRESGNCASGFGVCCIIESNCNSTNHPSEIVQYFQSPNYPQIDSMPYYCSRNIKIVNTDICQVRIDFLEFEMGGPSMRQAPFGQCLNDRMSLFFGNTRLGLSGGNSLCGNMKGQHIYIDVSETTDESLRFFTMVGNEDDIPGSTISPLASTQYKWNLRIRQISCSDYSDVRAPEGCLQYFPSPMGTIESFNYGAVNSPYPALLDYTMCFKKLKGFCGISFQVIGEGNGSPVFGLNYNGDGSVPYGEFCYGTPGASSNDFLEVLAGSYKNLGATDFTTTSHICGVKKDRFVPVFRSTYPGPWMIRFKSDESLRILGGTDTVNTVNEADTLVGAGGETGFRLKYRLIQNC; encoded by the exons ATGAAGATGTCCATTACTttgagtttgttttttatattcaatttcgtTTTATGTGCTTTTGGAGAATCTGAAGGACGGAATGACCGAT tctttctatttaatattatcaaatttgacAATGATATCTGCCAAGGGAACAATGATAATGATATCGGAGTTTGCTTCACGAAATCGGAATGTACAGCGCGGGATGGAAGAGAGAGTGGGAACTGTGCATCCGGATTTGGAGTCTGTTGTATAA TTGAAAGTAATTGTAACTCCACAAATCATCCTAGCGAGATTGTTCAATACTTCCAAAGTCCAAACTACCCACAAATTGATTCCATGCCCTACTATTGCTCTAGAAATATCAAG ATTGTTAATACTGACATTTGTCAAGTTCGTATTGACTTTTTGGAATTCGAAATGGGAGGGCCGAGTATGAGACAAGCTCCTTTTGGTCAATGTCTTAATGACAGAATGTCTTTATTCTTTGGAAACACAAGACTTGGACTCTCTGGCGGGAATTCTCTTTGTGGAAATATGAAAGGTCAACACA tCTATATAGATGTAAGTGAAACAACTGACGAATCTCTACGATTCTTTACCATGGTTGGGAATGAGGATGACATTCCGGGCTCTACAATTTCTCCTCTTGCAAGTACCCAATATAAGTGGAACCTCCGTATACGACAGATTAGTTGTAGTGACTATTCTGATGTTCGag ctCCAGAAGGATGCCTACAATACTTTCCTTCCCCCATGGGAACCATTGAATCCTTCAACTACGGGGCAGTAAATAGTCCTTACCCAGCCTTATTAGACTACACAATGTGCTTCAAAAAGCTTAAAGGCTTTTGTGGCATATCCTTTCAAGTCATTGGCGAAGGCAATGGCTCTCCAG TATTTGGTCTCAACTATAACGGGGATGGATCAGTGCCCTATGGTGAGTTCTGTTACGGAACACCAGGGGCTTCCTCCAATGACTTCTTAGAAGTCCTGGCTGGTTCTTACAAAAATCTAGGTGCAACAGATTTCACAACAACGAGTCATATTTGCGGAGTAAAAAAGGATCGGTTTGTCCCGGTTTTTCGAA GTACTTATCCAGGACCATGGATGATTCGTTTCAAATCAGACGAGTCCCTTCGCATCTTAGGAGGTACTGACACAGTGAACACAGTGAATGAAGCCGATACTCTTGTTGGAGCAGGAGGAGAAACTGGATTTCGTCTAAAGTATcgattaattcaaaattgttaa